GGGCCGCGTCGCATCGGGTCGGCAGGGCCCCGCGCGTTCGTGCAGGCCGTTCGGGGCCCCGTCCCGGACCCCAGCTTCTCCCGGAGAGACGCCACCTTGAGGGGCTGGGCGTCAGGGCGCCGGGACCCGCTCTGCAGGCCTGCCGTCGCCGGCTCTGCGACCTTGGGCGGGGCCTCGGTTCCGACGTCTGACGCTGAGTGCTTGAGCTTGCCGAGGTCAGCGGCCCCTCCTGGTCGGATGCCCTTGCGATTGCTCCACGTCCTGCAGCCCCTGGACGGGAAAGCGGCTGGGCGGGCTGGGTGCTGACCGTGATgtctacccccacccccaaacccagGAACTAGGAGGCCCGCTGGAGATCTCTTCCAGGGCGCAGGGCTGAGATGGACCCCCTCAGGGCCCAGCAGCTGGCCGCAGAGCTGGAGGTAGAGATGATGGCCGACATGTACAACAGGTAAGGCCGGTCCTGCTGCTCACGTCTTAGAGACTGCTCCCAAGTCGTCCTCCAAGGGCAGAGGTGGGCGACTTCCGAAAAATCTTCGTCTCAATCTAGGATAAACTGAGCTCCATACTTCCCAgcacccacctccacccccacgcaagcatgcatgcatgcccagtggctgagctgtgtctgactctttcccacctcttggactgtagccggccaggctcctctgtcatgggatttcccaggtaagactggagtgggttgcgtttCCTTTTCCACCCACCTCCATGGTTAAGGGCTAATGCAGCCGCAATGTGGACTCACTAGAATGACTTGGACATTGGGGTTGGGATGGAATTGCTGATGGAGGAGCTGTGCAGGAAGAGAAACCAGGCTCTGGTTGGGTTCTGGGGACAGCAGAGCAGTTGCCTTTTGACAGATCCGGCATAACCTGTTCAGCAGTGTTGAGCACTTTGTAGGCATTATCTTTTATAATCTCCACTGAGTTCCCTTGTCCCATTTTTAAGGTGAGGACATTGAGGCTTGTAGAGGTTCAGCAGCTTTTTCAGGGTCCACAGCTCGTCGGTAGCAGTGCCAGGACCAAGACTTCAGTCTGACTCCAGACGAGTCATTGGGCAGATTTGGGAACAAATCACAGCCACATCAACCACTACTACtctggccttgggcaagttacttggaCTTGCAGACTGGTGGTTATCCCAGCTATAAAATGGGGTGCgtaatattggagaagactcttgtgagtcccttggactgcaaggagatccaaccagtccattctgaaggagaccaaccctgggatttctttggaaggaatgatgctaaagctgaaactccagtactttggccacctcatgtgaagggttgactcattggaaaagactttgatgctgggagggattgggggcaggaggagaaggggatgacagaggatgagatggctggatggcatcactgactcgatggacgcgagtctgagtgaactccgggagttggtgacggacagggaggcctggcgtgctgcgattcatggggttgcaaacagtcggacacgactgagcgactgaactgaatagtaccTTCCTCATAAAgacattataaatattaaatgttaaaatataagaCTTATCAAGCCCAACACAAGTAGGCAGTCaacaattgctttaaaaaaatttttttttaatatatttttttatttttttaaattttatttttactttattttactttacagtactgtattggttttgccatacattgacatgaatccaccatgggtgtatacaagctcccaatcctgaatccccctcccatatttgctatttttattgGCTAAAACTGTCTGGCATCCTCCTTTGATTAGTTGGGTTTGTCTTGGAGGCTGTCTGTGAGAATGATTTTCTAGAGTGAGCTGTGGAGTCAGGCTCCATGCGTGCGTGTGAGGTGCTTCGGTcgcatccgactctgcgacctcatgcactgtagcccaccaggctcctctgtctgtgggattctcgaggcagggatactggagtggcttgccatgccctcttccaggtgatgttccccacccagggatcgaacccacgtctctcaggtctcctgcgttggcaggtgggttctctaccactgcgcCCCCTGGGAGCCCCCAGCCAGGCCCCCTGGGCTCGTAGCCCAGCTTTATGTCATCCTGAGGCTCCCTGTTCCTTcactccctcatctgtaaaaagggggTAACGATCGTGCCGACTGCGTAGAGTCATCCCGAGGACTGCATGGCGGAATCCACGTCACGCACTTAGCATGATGTCTGGAACGTAGCCAGTACTCACCTAATGGTTCCTGTCTGATGAGTCAGAAACACGGGGTGACCATGGGCCAGACAAGGGCCTCCCTGGACGGCGGAGGCGCAGACTGGGGGTTTGCACTGCCTTCCTGGCAGGTGAGATCAGGGCAGCAGGGCAGGAGGGGTCGCACGTTCCTGGTTTGCCACAGCAGGCTGCTGACCAGCCTTACCCTTCTTTCTAGAATGACCAGCGCCTGCCACCGGAAGTGCGTGCCTCCCCACTACAAGGAGGCAGAGCTGTCCAAGGGCGAGTCCGTGTGCCTGGACCGCTGTGTCTCCAAGTACCTGGACATCCACGAGCGGATGGGCAAGAAGCTGACAGAGCTGTCTATGCAGGATGAGGAGCTGATGAAGAGGGCGCAGCAGAGCTCTGGGCCTGTGTGAGGCGCGGCGGCACACCCTGAGGCGCACCCCGCCCTCCACCCGTTTACTGAAAGTGCCCCACGTTGGGCATCTGTGAAGACTGCCCGGCCTGGactccttctggagtctccaggagCTGGAGTATGATGGAGCCCTTTCCCAGGCGGGCcctgtgactgtgtgtgtatgtatatattatatattaaagcaAATTTGTTGACACCCACGGTGTGCAAAGCAGTGTGCCTGGCACTTGGGAGTGAAGGCGGCAGGCACAGCCTCTACCAGCAGAGGGAGTCTGACGTTGTGTTTAAAGCAGAGACCGGTCCTGTGGCTCAAGCGGGCAGTCCCCGTGAGCCGCTCGCTGCGTGAGCCTGACTTCACGTGcttggcttcctcatctgtaaagtgggggatGGTCATAGGGCTGGGGGAAGGTAACGAGAGTTCACGTGAATAAACCACTTATAGTATGACTGGGCCAGAGAAGGTTCCCGAGATACTTCTGTTTTTGTAGCGAGCATACGCTTTGTCTGGTTTGgatgcgctgggtcttcgttgctgggagcgggctttctctggctgcggcGTGTGGGGCTCTCGTGGAGTGCAGGCTGTGGGCAcgggggcttcagtagctgcagctcatggtcccagttgctccacagcaggtGTAATCttgccagaccagggatcaagcccgcgtctcctgcaccagcaggtggCTGCTTCACCACTgtaccaacagggaagcccagcttcttAACGTTTAACAACTGAAGTGCAGGCTGGCACATCATTTTCCCAaatgatggaaaagaaatgatttaGAGGAGCGGGTGGGAAGGAGATGGAACTTAAGTAGCCACAACATCTTGGTGCTAAACGGCCATAGCGGAACCTGTGAAGGGACCCAGCGTCACTCACGGTGTGTGATCCACGGGAGGGCCTGAGTGATAACCGCTGTTAGCCATCCGGGGTCCATCTGAGTCCACCCTGGGGACCACACTCCTCACCCTTGGTGGGATCTTGCGGTCTGATCCACCCAGCAGGCTAGAGGCCCTCTTAGGAAACAGGGCCTCCAAGAGGTGGTGGCTTCTGGGCCACAGGAGAGGAGCGGTAGCCTGGAGGCCAGGACGGACTGCCGCACGTGCTGCCTCGCAGAGGAGAGGCCGCAGCGACTCCTGTCCTGACGGTGCCCTTGGAGAACTGCAGCTCAGAAAGGGCGGCTCTGCACCGGGAGCTTCGGTGACCCCAGTGCCGCCGTGGTAGCAGAGGCTGGCGTCCGGCATGTAACCTCACCAGGCCCCTGGGCATGCAGGACAAGTAGCGGCAGCACGTGCCAGGCTTACAGAGGACAGGCTCAGGGATTCCCTGGCCGCCCAGTGGTTGGGCCGCATcactttcattgccaagggcccaggttcgtTTCCTAGTTGGATAACTAGTATCCCACAAACTGCACGGAGCATCCGGGAAAAAACAGGTTCAGGTCAGACTGCCTGGGGTGAAAGTTCCAGCCTGTGTGCTCCTGCGGAGGCATCTGACTCAGGCAGCTGAgtgcgcgctcagtcatgtccggctcttggcgaccccatggatggcagctcaccaggctcctctgtccaccggcttctccaggcaagacgagtgggttgctatgcccttttTCCAGGGATCGCACCTTCGTCTCTTccatctcgtgcactggcaggcaggttcttcacggCCAGCAACCAGCTCAGTTACCCTGTCCATCAAGTGATAAAGCCAGTTCATCGAGTCGTCATGAAGATTAAATGTGTTAATAATAACTAAGGCACTTGGGAAAGTGCCTCCCTTTCCCATGTTAAATACTCATaatgttaactttttttaaaaaattgttaacttGGGTGTAAGGAGACATGAATAACAGCCCCAGAAAAGTTAAAAAGTCATTGTTAAAAAAATCACCTCCAGGGTGGGCTGAGAGCCCGCGTCCAGGTGCTGCAGTGGCGCTGTGGGCCAGCAGGTGGCGCCGTCCGCCCATGGGAGTCCGCCCGCCGGGGCCGGTCCGCGGGCGTTCCTCGGGTGCTCAGCGGGGCTTGTGCTGGGGAGGGTCAGTGGTGAGGAAAACAGACTGCCTGCCTTCAGGTCTAGTGTCGGGAGTTCCCAGGGTGCATCGCTGAAACGTATATTAGAAGCAGGGCCGGTCGGGGTGGAGAGAAGAGGTTCCAGCTACAGATAAGCTCATGTTGGAGTGGGATGGGCCCAGCCAGCGCAGCTCcaaagcctgaaagtgaaagtggagtcgcactctttgtgaccccgtgggctgtagaacgccaggctcctccttcaaagcaatactggagtgggttgccaggttgccatttccttctccaggggatcttcccgacccaggcatcgaacctgggtctcctgcattgcaggcagacgctttaacctctgagccaccagggaagcccgaagagCTGTGTTAAAAGGCTGGGTGTTCTCCGAAGGGCATCAGCAGACTGGAAGGAGGTGAACCCTGGCAGTGAAAACGACAGGTCTGCATTTTACAGGTTCCCTCCAGCTGCCAGCCGGGTGGATGGCGGTAGATGGATGACGAGGATTCGGGGGAGGCATGCCAAGGGTCCAGTGAgaaaatgggtgtgtgtgtgtgtctgtgtgtgcggaTTCGAGTACAAGTACccgttgagggcttccctgggggtccagaggTTTAGCGTCCACCTTGCAATGCGGGGGAcgctagttcgatccctggtgcggGAAGATCCCCCCGCCACGGGGCGGCGAGAGCCCTCACGGAGCCACTGTGAGGAGACGCCCACGCGCTGACGCCCACGCGGTGCGAGCAGAGGGGACCCCCCCGCGGCCGGAGAGCGCCTGCGCGGGGCGACAGGGCGACGGAGAGCCAGCGCAGCCAGAAAGAGCAAGAAATTAAGACGACAACCTATTGTTGCGCATTGTGCTAGTGAGTGTATTATTATTTCATTAGGATCTGAAAACAGCTCTGAGGCAGGTACTGTGGTT
This portion of the Capra hircus breed San Clemente chromosome 15, ASM170441v1, whole genome shotgun sequence genome encodes:
- the TIMM10 gene encoding mitochondrial import inner membrane translocase subunit Tim10 isoform X2, which produces MDPLRAQQLAAELEVEMMADMYNRMTSACHRKCVPPHYKEAELSKGESVCLDRCVSKYLDIHERMGKKLTELSMQDEELMKRAQQSSGPV
- the TIMM10 gene encoding mitochondrial import inner membrane translocase subunit Tim10 isoform X1, with product MHACPVAELCLTLSHLLDCSRPGSSVMGFPRMTSACHRKCVPPHYKEAELSKGESVCLDRCVSKYLDIHERMGKKLTELSMQDEELMKRAQQSSGPV